The proteins below come from a single Agromyces flavus genomic window:
- a CDS encoding Gfo/Idh/MocA family protein, whose translation MTDAASRPIRTAVIGFGTSGRIFHAPFLAADADYSLDAIVTRDPSRSAAATARHPGARVVATPDELWADAASLDLVVIGSPSGTHAALADAALDAGLDVVVDKPFATTADEGRALIAKAERLGRRLTVFQNRRWDGDFRTLQNLVASGELGEVRRFESRFEWWQAEPDASWKTEASAAEAGGILYDLGTHLVDQAVQLFGPVSDLYAEIARRRPAAAADDDVFLALRHHSGVTSHLWMNAVAPLFGPRFHVLGSRAGYSTWGLDVQEPSLLAGALPGDPGFGETPEARWGVLGADGDTCRVPTRRGDYGEFYRRLAVALRDGGPLPVDPADAVAVLEVIERAHAAASVTA comes from the coding sequence ATGACGGATGCCGCGTCCCGCCCGATCCGCACGGCCGTCATCGGCTTCGGCACGTCCGGTCGCATCTTCCACGCGCCGTTCCTCGCGGCGGATGCCGACTACTCGCTCGACGCCATCGTCACGCGCGACCCGTCGCGCAGCGCGGCGGCCACCGCGCGGCATCCGGGTGCCCGTGTCGTGGCGACGCCCGACGAACTCTGGGCGGATGCCGCGTCGCTGGACCTCGTCGTCATCGGTTCGCCGAGCGGCACGCACGCGGCCCTCGCCGACGCCGCGCTCGACGCCGGACTCGACGTCGTCGTCGACAAGCCGTTCGCGACGACCGCCGACGAGGGTCGCGCGCTCATCGCGAAGGCCGAGCGGCTCGGCCGGCGCCTCACCGTGTTCCAGAACCGGCGGTGGGACGGCGACTTCCGCACGCTGCAGAACCTCGTGGCGAGCGGCGAGCTCGGCGAGGTGCGCCGGTTCGAGTCGCGTTTCGAGTGGTGGCAGGCCGAGCCCGACGCCTCGTGGAAGACCGAGGCGTCGGCGGCCGAGGCGGGCGGCATCCTCTACGACCTCGGCACGCACCTCGTCGATCAGGCCGTGCAACTGTTCGGGCCGGTGTCGGACCTGTACGCCGAGATCGCGCGCCGACGGCCCGCGGCCGCAGCCGACGACGACGTGTTCCTCGCGCTGCGGCACCACTCGGGCGTCACCTCGCATCTCTGGATGAACGCCGTCGCCCCGCTGTTCGGGCCGCGGTTCCACGTGCTCGGCTCGCGCGCCGGGTACTCCACGTGGGGCCTCGATGTGCAGGAGCCGTCGCTGCTCGCCGGCGCGCTGCCCGGCGATCCGGGATTCGGAGAGACGCCCGAGGCCCGCTGGGGCGTGCTCGGCGCTGACGGCGACACCTGCAGGGTGCCGACGCGGCGCGGCGACTACGGCGAGTTCTACCGGCGACTCGCCGTCGCGCTCCGCGACGGGGGACCGCTGCCCGTCGACCCTGCCGACGCGGTCGCCGTGCTCGAGGTCATCGAGCGGGCGCACGCCGCGGCATCCGTCACCGCCTGA
- a CDS encoding NAD(P)/FAD-dependent oxidoreductase yields the protein MTTTQSTHVAVIGGGILGASTAAHLARAGARVTLLTAGTLADGASGRSIAWLNSSGDRSAEYHYLRLLALDRYRTWSAQHPESRAYLRFDGALKWAAPGESFAQTFGFERAAGYDAIWVDRADIARVAPDVNADAVAEEGAIFNPGEGWVSLPDLITALVAEASAAGVQVVEQAGDVRVDVKDGAATGVILGDGTRVAADGVVLATGSAVPADLAALGVTIPDATPAAFVLFTDPVDVEVRTVLNTPRVAVRPTPDGRLVLDADWAEQSVLVADDGSITVPEESVQGLLDEASKVLAGNPKLTAHRVGAGLKPIPGDGEPVVGAVPAIDGLFAVFTHSGATLGLILGELLAEEILTGTPSPVLEAFRVDRFDNDVVPDAVGTGAWAPVAQQ from the coding sequence ATGACCACCACCCAGTCCACCCATGTCGCTGTCATCGGCGGCGGCATCCTCGGCGCATCGACCGCCGCGCACCTCGCCCGCGCCGGCGCACGGGTGACGCTCCTCACCGCCGGGACGCTCGCCGACGGGGCATCCGGCCGCTCGATCGCGTGGCTCAACTCGTCGGGCGACCGCTCGGCCGAGTACCACTACCTGCGCCTGCTCGCGCTCGATCGCTACCGCACGTGGAGCGCGCAGCACCCCGAGAGCCGCGCGTACCTGCGCTTCGACGGCGCGCTGAAGTGGGCGGCCCCCGGCGAGAGCTTCGCTCAGACGTTCGGGTTCGAGCGAGCCGCCGGCTACGACGCGATCTGGGTCGATCGTGCCGACATCGCCCGCGTCGCGCCCGACGTGAACGCCGACGCCGTGGCCGAGGAGGGCGCGATCTTCAACCCGGGTGAGGGGTGGGTGAGCCTGCCCGACCTCATCACGGCGCTCGTCGCCGAGGCCTCCGCCGCGGGCGTGCAGGTCGTCGAGCAGGCCGGCGACGTGCGCGTCGACGTGAAGGACGGCGCCGCGACCGGCGTGATCCTCGGCGACGGCACTCGCGTGGCTGCCGACGGGGTGGTGCTCGCGACGGGTTCGGCGGTTCCGGCCGACCTCGCCGCACTGGGCGTGACGATCCCGGATGCGACGCCCGCCGCCTTCGTGCTGTTCACCGACCCGGTGGACGTCGAGGTCAGGACCGTGCTCAACACGCCCCGCGTGGCCGTGCGCCCGACGCCCGACGGACGGCTCGTGCTCGACGCCGACTGGGCCGAGCAATCGGTGCTCGTCGCCGACGACGGGTCGATCACCGTGCCCGAGGAATCCGTGCAGGGCCTGCTCGACGAGGCGTCGAAGGTCCTCGCGGGAAACCCGAAGCTGACCGCGCACCGCGTGGGCGCCGGCCTGAAGCCGATCCCCGGCGATGGCGAGCCCGTGGTGGGCGCCGTGCCCGCGATCGACGGGCTCTTCGCGGTGTTCACGCACTCGGGCGCGACGCTCGGCCTCATCCTCGGCGAGCTGCTCGCCGAGGAGATCCTCACCGGCACCCCGTCGCCCGTGCTCGAGGCCTTCCGCGTCGATCGCTTCGACAACGACGTGGTGCCCGACGCCGTGGGCACCGGCGCCTGGGCGCCCGTGGCACAGCAGTAA
- a CDS encoding amino acid ABC transporter permease has translation MDWLDNIIRTFFDVEAMWQVFPQLLGIGLVNTLVISIWATVIGIVLGMVIAIMGISPSRWLRIPARVYTDIFRGLPAILTILLIGQGFARFSQQVFGPSPYPLGILALSLIASAYIGEIFRAGIQSVDRGQLEACRALGMSYGKAMRLVVVPQGIRRVLPALVNQFIAIVKDSSLVYFLGLLVSERELFRVGQDAAVLTGNLSPLVMAGLFYLVITVPLTHLVNYFDNRFRTGRRKATPPKSGLDEVEEQRSTPVALTYGENS, from the coding sequence ATGGACTGGCTCGACAACATCATCAGGACCTTCTTCGACGTCGAGGCCATGTGGCAGGTGTTCCCGCAGCTGCTGGGCATCGGACTCGTCAACACGCTGGTCATCTCGATCTGGGCGACCGTCATCGGCATCGTCCTCGGCATGGTCATCGCGATCATGGGCATCTCGCCCTCGCGGTGGCTGCGCATCCCGGCACGCGTCTACACCGACATCTTCCGCGGCCTGCCGGCCATCCTCACCATCCTTCTCATCGGGCAGGGCTTCGCCCGGTTCAGCCAGCAGGTGTTCGGTCCGTCGCCGTACCCCCTCGGCATCCTGGCCCTCAGCCTCATCGCGAGCGCCTACATCGGCGAGATCTTCCGCGCCGGCATCCAGAGCGTCGACCGGGGCCAGCTCGAGGCCTGCCGCGCGCTGGGCATGAGCTACGGCAAGGCCATGCGGCTCGTCGTCGTGCCGCAGGGCATCCGCCGCGTGCTGCCCGCGCTGGTGAACCAGTTCATCGCCATCGTGAAGGACTCGAGCCTCGTCTACTTCCTCGGCCTGCTCGTCTCCGAGCGCGAGCTGTTCCGCGTCGGGCAGGATGCCGCGGTGCTGACGGGCAACCTGTCGCCGCTCGTCATGGCGGGCCTCTTCTACCTCGTCATCACGGTGCCGCTCACGCACCTCGTGAACTACTTCGACAACCGCTTCCGCACCGGACGCCGCAAGGCGACTCCGCCGAAGAGCGGCCTCGACGAGGTCGAGGAGCAGCGGTCCACGCCGGTCGCGCTCACCTACGGAGAGAACTCATGA
- a CDS encoding ABC1 kinase family protein — MSNGQAETRHTARYREIATVLRRHSFGFLAGLIGAGRRNPFRRGDAASAPTADTSPVHVRRALEELGPTFIKFGQLLSTRSDLVPPALADELAKLQDAAPPVPTDQIRSVIRSELGAEPEELFATFDDEPMASASIGQAHTATLHDGTPVVVKVRRPGAVAQVQEDLEILRNLALRASRAWSLAREYDAPGIADEFAQTLRAELDYLQEGRNAERFAASFEGDPDIEIPRVFWDYTTSRVLTLERMSGMNVGDTALLDAVGVDRKRVARKGAEIVLKMTFEDRFFHADLHPGNLFIHEDGTIALIDFGMVGEIGEDLRGQLSAMFVSLVRGNAELLASALVNMSPGSGGVDRDLLRDDLAVFLARYRLRSLRETPFARMMAELFAILRHHRLRLPREMALLFKALLLIEGLARRLDPEFRLGEALEPYAERLARERVSASVLARRIARASADLGELMLEAPGVLRRLVDHADGDGLQVHLRAAELERLMGRAERIGNRLVAGMISAAFISGIGGLVSSERRWRSWENVMVGTGLGMIGTLGAYLALTSRRRGGRRLR, encoded by the coding sequence ATGAGCAACGGCCAGGCCGAGACCCGACACACCGCGCGCTATCGCGAGATCGCGACCGTGCTCCGTCGGCACAGCTTCGGATTCCTCGCGGGCCTGATCGGCGCCGGCCGACGCAACCCGTTCCGCCGAGGAGATGCCGCGTCGGCGCCCACCGCCGACACCTCGCCCGTGCATGTGCGCCGAGCCCTCGAGGAGCTCGGCCCCACCTTCATCAAGTTCGGCCAGCTGCTGTCCACGCGGTCAGACCTGGTGCCGCCCGCGCTCGCCGATGAGCTCGCGAAGCTGCAGGATGCCGCGCCGCCCGTTCCGACGGACCAGATCCGCTCGGTCATCCGCAGCGAACTCGGCGCCGAGCCCGAGGAGCTGTTCGCGACGTTCGACGACGAGCCGATGGCGTCGGCGTCGATCGGGCAGGCGCACACCGCGACCCTCCACGACGGCACGCCCGTCGTCGTCAAGGTTCGCCGCCCCGGCGCGGTCGCGCAGGTCCAGGAGGACCTCGAGATCCTGCGGAACCTCGCACTGCGCGCGAGCCGGGCGTGGAGCCTCGCACGCGAGTACGACGCCCCGGGCATCGCCGACGAGTTCGCCCAGACGCTGCGTGCCGAGCTCGACTACCTGCAGGAGGGTCGGAACGCGGAGCGGTTCGCCGCCTCGTTCGAGGGCGACCCCGACATCGAGATCCCGCGGGTGTTCTGGGACTACACCACCTCGCGCGTGCTCACGCTCGAGCGCATGTCGGGCATGAACGTGGGCGACACGGCGCTGCTCGACGCGGTGGGCGTCGACCGCAAGCGCGTCGCGCGCAAGGGCGCGGAGATCGTGCTGAAGATGACCTTCGAGGACCGCTTCTTCCACGCAGACCTGCACCCCGGCAACCTCTTCATCCACGAGGACGGCACGATCGCCCTGATCGACTTCGGGATGGTCGGCGAGATCGGCGAGGACCTGCGCGGTCAGCTCAGCGCGATGTTCGTCTCGCTCGTGCGCGGCAACGCAGAACTGCTCGCGAGCGCACTCGTGAACATGTCGCCGGGATCCGGGGGAGTCGACCGCGACCTCCTGCGTGACGACCTCGCGGTCTTCCTCGCGAGATACCGGCTGCGCTCGCTGCGCGAGACGCCGTTCGCACGCATGATGGCCGAGCTCTTCGCCATCCTGCGGCACCACCGCCTCAGGCTGCCGCGCGAGATGGCGCTGCTCTTCAAGGCGCTGCTGCTCATCGAGGGACTCGCACGCCGGCTCGATCCGGAGTTCCGGCTCGGTGAGGCGCTCGAGCCGTACGCCGAGCGGCTCGCTCGCGAGCGGGTCAGCGCCTCGGTGCTCGCCCGCCGGATCGCGCGGGCCTCGGCCGACCTCGGCGAACTCATGCTCGAGGCGCCGGGCGTGCTGCGCCGCCTCGTCGACCACGCCGACGGCGATGGGCTGCAGGTGCACCTGCGCGCGGCCGAGCTCGAGCGGCTCATGGGTCGCGCCGAGCGCATCGGCAACCGCCTGGTGGCCGGCATGATCAGTGCCGCCTTCATCAGCGGCATCGGCGGACTGGTCTCGAGCGAGCGGCGGTGGCGCTCGTGGGAGAACGTCATGGTCGGCACGGGCCTCGGGATGATCGGAACGCTCGGCGCCTACCTCGCCCTCACGTCGCGTCGGCGTGGTGGCCGCCGACTACGGTGA
- a CDS encoding ABC transporter substrate-binding protein, producing the protein MNIRTTLRRTAIAAVAAASALALAACSSAGATPGDATAEENPYHLITPGQIRVASLGDAKPYTFTDESGEFTGFDVELFTDVAERIGIDDVVFTGQDFSGLLAAVANGQFDVGVAAIGITDERKETVDFSEGYLAGYLTVMASPDADIADEADLAGKRLGVVQGTLQEAYAVKNFTDTELVRFPDNNAAISAVNSGSIDAHFLDYEAAKEYAAQYGLENAIDIPSFDAPAGFAIAKGNDEFKAALDEALAAAMEDGTWKELYQKWFPGSPMPEQYLPKAEQTGAPAETPAT; encoded by the coding sequence GTGAACATCCGCACCACCCTTCGTCGCACGGCCATCGCGGCCGTCGCCGCGGCGTCGGCACTCGCCCTCGCCGCATGCTCGTCGGCAGGGGCCACGCCCGGCGACGCCACCGCCGAGGAGAACCCCTACCACCTGATCACGCCCGGCCAGATCCGGGTCGCCAGCCTCGGCGACGCGAAGCCCTACACGTTCACCGACGAGAGCGGCGAGTTCACCGGCTTCGACGTCGAGCTGTTCACGGATGTCGCAGAGCGCATCGGCATCGACGACGTCGTGTTCACCGGCCAGGACTTCTCGGGCCTGCTCGCCGCCGTCGCCAACGGCCAGTTCGATGTCGGCGTGGCCGCCATCGGCATCACGGACGAGCGCAAGGAGACCGTCGACTTCTCCGAGGGCTACCTCGCCGGCTACCTCACCGTGATGGCGAGCCCCGACGCGGACATCGCCGACGAGGCCGACCTCGCCGGGAAGCGACTCGGCGTCGTCCAGGGCACCCTGCAGGAGGCCTACGCCGTGAAGAACTTCACCGACACCGAGCTCGTGCGCTTCCCCGACAACAACGCGGCGATCTCCGCCGTGAACTCGGGCAGCATCGACGCGCACTTCCTCGACTACGAGGCCGCCAAGGAGTACGCCGCGCAGTACGGCCTCGAGAACGCGATCGACATCCCGTCGTTCGACGCTCCGGCCGGCTTCGCGATCGCGAAGGGCAACGACGAGTTCAAGGCGGCGCTCGACGAGGCGCTCGCGGCGGCCATGGAGGACGGCACCTGGAAGGAGCTCTACCAGAAGTGGTTCCCGGGCTCGCCGATGCCCGAGCAGTACCTGCCGAAGGCCGAGCAGACCGGCGCCCCGGCGGAGACCCCGGCCACCTGA
- a CDS encoding RNA polymerase sigma factor has translation MTDPDGAIARPSLPADRIARTHTAIGPDQFGTVLLAAQTGARWATTNLWNEYAPAVAAFLRARGSREPDDLTSEVFLAVFDRLDAFTGGEAEFRAFVFTIAYRRLTDELRRRSRRGEHEEWQQELDDRRSPSAEHEALSRLSDDATRALLDGLSPDQRDVMVLRIIGDLTVEQVAEVLGKRPGAVKALQRRGLETLRKRIARGRTPLGGRVDGRE, from the coding sequence GTGACCGATCCCGACGGTGCCATCGCGCGCCCCTCGCTGCCCGCGGATCGGATCGCGCGCACGCACACCGCGATCGGTCCCGACCAGTTCGGGACCGTGCTGCTCGCGGCGCAGACGGGCGCGCGCTGGGCGACCACCAACCTGTGGAACGAGTACGCGCCCGCGGTCGCCGCATTCCTGCGCGCCCGCGGGTCTCGCGAGCCCGATGACCTCACGAGCGAGGTGTTCCTCGCGGTGTTCGACCGCCTCGACGCCTTCACGGGCGGTGAGGCCGAGTTCCGCGCGTTCGTGTTCACGATCGCCTACCGCCGTCTCACCGACGAGCTGCGGCGTCGATCTCGACGCGGCGAGCACGAGGAGTGGCAGCAGGAGCTCGACGATCGCCGGTCGCCGAGTGCCGAGCACGAGGCGCTCTCCCGGCTGTCGGATGACGCGACCCGCGCGCTGCTCGACGGGCTCTCGCCCGACCAGCGCGACGTGATGGTGCTGCGCATCATCGGCGACCTCACGGTCGAGCAGGTCGCCGAGGTGCTCGGCAAGCGTCCCGGCGCCGTCAAGGCGCTGCAACGGCGCGGCCTCGAGACGTTGCGGAAGAGAATCGCGCGAGGCCGTACCCCTCTGGGAGGTCGCGTCGATGGCAGGGAGTGA
- a CDS encoding DUF2200 domain-containing protein produces MSFASIYPLYVAKVERKDRSREELDEVLSWLTGYDDVGLRGAIADGVDLETFFDEAPGLNPHAAEITGVICGVRVEEIEDPLMQKIRYMDKLVDELARGKRMASILRGS; encoded by the coding sequence ATGAGCTTCGCGAGCATCTACCCGCTCTACGTGGCGAAGGTCGAACGCAAGGACCGCAGCCGGGAGGAACTCGACGAGGTCCTCTCCTGGCTGACCGGGTACGACGACGTGGGGCTCCGAGGCGCCATCGCCGACGGCGTCGATCTCGAGACCTTCTTCGACGAGGCACCGGGCCTGAACCCGCACGCCGCCGAGATCACGGGCGTGATCTGCGGTGTGCGGGTCGAGGAGATCGAGGATCCGCTGATGCAGAAGATCCGCTACATGGACAAGCTCGTCGACGAGCTGGCCCGCGGCAAGCGGATGGCCTCGATCCTTCGAGGATCGTGA
- a CDS encoding LacI family DNA-binding transcriptional regulator, with product MSEAGNGRHGNGRHEVTVADVAAAAKVSKATAARALGDYGAVSEAVRDRVQAAAEELGYRPNALARTMSTGRSNTLGIVVGDIENPFFAQATRGASDVANAAGFDLILSNSDEDGDTEAKAIGVQLAKRVDGMLVAPASSVDVENLRTIVAAGRPLVLFDRAAPSLEVDTVIAANRTGARQLTGLLTAAGHRRIAFISTIAHPDGYRLGDVLGSTSVAERVDGFVSALDDAGVPDPARFVHLNARREGVEHLARRLLEDHEAGITAVVASDSLIALAVFRVARALGRNIPGDLSLVAFDDADWTGATTPAITVMAQPIHEIGAEAARLLIQRIGGDGRPPVTRVLDQHLIARESIAPPIDGETRPVAGSRTL from the coding sequence GTGAGCGAAGCCGGCAACGGGCGGCACGGCAACGGCCGCCACGAGGTCACGGTGGCGGATGTCGCGGCCGCCGCCAAGGTCTCGAAGGCCACCGCCGCGCGCGCCCTCGGCGACTACGGCGCGGTCAGCGAGGCGGTGCGCGATCGCGTGCAGGCGGCCGCCGAGGAGCTCGGCTACCGTCCGAACGCCCTCGCTCGCACGATGAGCACCGGCCGCTCGAACACCCTCGGCATCGTCGTCGGCGACATCGAGAACCCGTTCTTCGCGCAGGCGACGCGCGGCGCTTCCGATGTCGCGAACGCCGCCGGGTTCGATCTCATCCTCTCGAACTCCGACGAGGACGGCGACACCGAGGCGAAGGCGATCGGCGTCCAGCTGGCGAAGCGCGTCGACGGCATGCTCGTGGCGCCCGCGTCATCCGTCGACGTCGAGAACCTCCGCACCATCGTCGCCGCCGGGCGCCCGCTCGTGCTGTTCGACCGCGCCGCCCCGTCGCTCGAGGTCGACACCGTGATCGCCGCGAACCGCACGGGTGCGCGACAGCTCACCGGGCTGCTGACGGCGGCGGGGCATCGCCGCATCGCGTTCATCTCGACGATCGCCCATCCCGACGGCTATCGGCTCGGCGACGTGCTCGGCTCGACTTCCGTTGCCGAGCGCGTCGACGGATTCGTCTCGGCGCTCGACGACGCGGGCGTGCCCGACCCCGCGCGATTCGTGCACCTGAACGCCCGGCGCGAGGGCGTGGAACACCTGGCGCGGCGCCTCCTCGAAGATCACGAGGCGGGGATCACGGCGGTCGTGGCCTCCGACAGCCTCATCGCCCTCGCCGTCTTCCGCGTCGCGAGGGCGCTCGGCCGGAACATCCCGGGCGACCTGTCCCTCGTCGCGTTCGACGACGCAGACTGGACTGGGGCCACCACGCCCGCGATCACCGTCATGGCGCAGCCGATCCACGAGATCGGTGCCGAAGCCGCGAGGCTTCTCATCCAGCGCATCGGCGGCGACGGCCGGCCACCCGTGACCCGGGTCCTCGACCAACACCTCATCGCGCGCGAGTCGATCGCGCCCCCCATCGACGGAGAGACCCGGCCCGTGGCGGGCTCCCGTACGCTGTGA
- a CDS encoding SHOCT domain-containing protein, whose protein sequence is MDLWSWIWFYFWMFAYVAYILVLIYIIIDIFRDHQLNGWLKALWLILLVFLPWITGLVYLIVRGKGMAERSARKQVEYQEYSQEEMRKISFASPTEEISKAQALRDQGVITDGEFEAIKAKALGSKF, encoded by the coding sequence GTGGATCTCTGGAGCTGGATCTGGTTCTACTTCTGGATGTTCGCCTATGTGGCGTACATCCTCGTGCTGATCTACATCATCATCGACATCTTCCGCGACCATCAGCTCAACGGATGGCTCAAGGCGCTGTGGCTCATCCTGCTGGTGTTCCTGCCGTGGATCACCGGCCTGGTCTACCTCATCGTCCGTGGCAAGGGCATGGCGGAACGCTCGGCGCGCAAGCAGGTCGAGTACCAGGAGTACAGCCAAGAGGAGATGCGGAAGATCTCGTTCGCCAGCCCGACGGAAGAGATCTCCAAGGCGCAGGCCCTGCGCGACCAGGGGGTCATCACCGACGGCGAGTTCGAGGCGATCAAGGCGAAGGCGCTCGGCTCGAAGTTCTGA
- a CDS encoding FAD-dependent oxidoreductase, with the protein MTSKRYLIIGGVAGGMSAATRLRRLDEHAQITVLERGGHVSFANCGLPYHLGGVIEERSSLLLQTPASLGSRFGLDVRVRTEAVSIDREARTVVARDLTTGEDSTLDYDALVLSPGATPVRPPIEGGERMLTLRDIDDVDAAMAALEVAPRSALVIGAGFIGLEMVENLVHRGLDVALVELGDQVLPPLDPEMASPVADRLREAGVDVRLATQVTALGADTARLSDGTTVAAEFVLGSIGVRPDTSLATAAGLELGPRGGIRVDDMLRTSDPHIWAIGDAVEKVDAITGEPRLVALAGLANRHGRLAADAIAGRPVRVREALGTAVVGVMGLTVAATGWNEKLLRSRGRDIRIVHTHPASHAGYYPGAEQMALKLIVDAATDVILGAQGVGGEGVDKRIDVIATAMAGGITASELADLELAYAPQYSSAKDPVNMLGYVAVNALEGLTPSIQWHELDAAVDAGATVVDVRTAGEVADGAIPGSLRIPLDELRSRADELPAGRLIVHCKVGQRGHTAVRLLAQLGRDAVNLDGGYLTWKAGTASRTATEAEALAA; encoded by the coding sequence ATGACCTCCAAGCGGTACCTCATCATCGGCGGCGTGGCGGGCGGCATGTCCGCCGCGACGCGACTGAGACGGCTCGACGAGCATGCGCAGATCACCGTGCTCGAGCGCGGCGGCCACGTGTCCTTCGCGAACTGCGGTCTCCCGTACCACCTCGGCGGCGTCATCGAGGAGCGTTCGAGCCTGCTGCTCCAGACGCCCGCGTCGCTCGGCAGTCGCTTCGGCCTCGACGTGCGCGTGCGCACCGAGGCCGTCTCGATCGACCGAGAGGCGCGCACCGTCGTCGCGCGTGACCTGACCACCGGCGAGGACAGCACGCTCGACTACGACGCGCTCGTGCTCTCGCCGGGGGCGACCCCGGTCCGCCCGCCCATCGAGGGCGGCGAGCGGATGCTGACGCTCCGCGACATCGACGACGTCGACGCTGCCATGGCGGCCCTCGAGGTCGCGCCCCGCAGCGCGCTCGTCATCGGCGCAGGCTTCATCGGCCTCGAGATGGTCGAGAACCTCGTGCACCGCGGACTCGACGTGGCCCTCGTCGAGCTGGGCGACCAGGTGCTGCCGCCGCTCGACCCCGAGATGGCCTCGCCCGTCGCCGACCGGCTCCGCGAAGCCGGCGTCGACGTGCGCCTCGCCACGCAGGTCACCGCGCTCGGCGCCGACACGGCCCGGCTCAGCGACGGCACGACCGTCGCCGCCGAGTTCGTGCTCGGCTCCATCGGCGTGCGGCCCGACACGAGCCTGGCGACGGCCGCCGGCCTCGAGCTGGGTCCGCGCGGCGGCATCCGCGTCGATGACATGCTGCGCACGAGCGACCCGCACATCTGGGCCATCGGCGACGCCGTCGAGAAGGTCGACGCGATCACGGGCGAGCCCCGGCTCGTCGCGCTCGCGGGCCTGGCCAACCGCCACGGGCGCCTCGCCGCCGACGCGATCGCGGGCCGTCCCGTCCGAGTCCGCGAGGCGCTCGGCACCGCGGTCGTCGGAGTCATGGGCCTGACCGTCGCCGCGACCGGATGGAACGAGAAGCTGCTGCGCTCGCGCGGCCGCGACATCCGGATCGTCCACACGCACCCCGCCTCGCACGCGGGGTACTACCCGGGCGCCGAGCAGATGGCACTCAAGCTGATCGTCGACGCGGCGACCGATGTCATCCTCGGCGCCCAGGGCGTGGGCGGCGAGGGAGTCGACAAGCGCATCGACGTCATCGCGACCGCGATGGCCGGCGGGATCACCGCATCCGAGCTGGCCGACCTCGAGCTGGCGTACGCACCGCAGTACTCGTCGGCGAAGGACCCCGTGAACATGCTCGGCTACGTCGCGGTCAACGCGCTCGAGGGCCTGACGCCCTCGATCCAGTGGCATGAGCTCGACGCCGCGGTCGACGCCGGCGCGACCGTCGTCGACGTCCGCACGGCCGGCGAGGTCGCGGATGGCGCGATCCCCGGTTCGCTCCGGATCCCGCTCGACGAGCTCCGTTCGCGGGCCGACGAGCTGCCGGCCGGGCGCCTCATCGTCCACTGCAAGGTCGGCCAGCGCGGGCACACCGCGGTTCGCCTGCTCGCGCAGCTCGGTCGCGACGCCGTCAACCTCGACGGCGGCTACCTGACCTGGAAGGCCGGTACGGCCTCCCGCACGGCCACCGAGGCCGAGGCGCTCGCCGCCTGA
- a CDS encoding amino acid ABC transporter ATP-binding protein: MTYTSPVPVTDGHFYEGSSLELVDLTMAYGDIDVLRDVSLTVAPGTTTCIIGPSGSGKSTLLRGVNRLHEPKSGDVRLAGQSVLKQKPDTVRRRIGLVFQHFNLFPDHTAEQNVALALRNVKGLSKAESLRIARERLAEVGLAERADHRPRDLSGGQQQRVAIARALAMEPEVMLFDEATSALDPELVKGVLNLMAGLAQRGMTMLVVTHEMGFARKVADQVVFMDEGRVVESGAPADLFDRPQSERLQRFLSEVL; this comes from the coding sequence ATGACCTACACCTCGCCCGTGCCCGTCACCGACGGCCACTTCTACGAGGGCTCGAGCCTCGAGCTCGTCGACCTGACCATGGCCTACGGCGACATCGACGTGCTCCGCGACGTGAGCCTCACGGTGGCGCCCGGCACCACGACGTGCATCATCGGTCCGTCGGGCTCCGGCAAGTCCACGCTGCTGCGCGGCGTGAACCGCCTGCACGAGCCGAAGTCGGGCGACGTCCGCCTCGCCGGCCAGAGCGTGCTGAAGCAGAAGCCCGACACCGTGCGCCGCCGCATCGGCCTCGTCTTCCAGCACTTCAACCTGTTCCCCGACCACACGGCCGAGCAGAACGTGGCGCTCGCGCTGCGCAACGTGAAGGGCCTCTCGAAGGCCGAGTCGCTGCGCATCGCCCGCGAGCGCCTGGCGGAGGTCGGCCTCGCCGAGCGCGCCGACCACCGTCCCCGCGACCTCTCCGGCGGGCAGCAGCAGCGCGTCGCGATCGCACGCGCGCTCGCCATGGAGCCCGAGGTCATGCTGTTCGACGAGGCGACGAGCGCGCTCGACCCCGAACTGGTGAAGGGCGTGCTCAACCTCATGGCGGGCCTCGCGCAGCGCGGCATGACGATGCTCGTCGTCACGCACGAGATGGGCTTCGCCCGCAAGGTCGCCGACCAGGTCGTCTTCATGGACGAGGGCCGCGTCGTCGAGTCCGGCGCTCCCGCCGACCTGTTCGACCGCCCGCAGAGCGAACGCCTGCAGCGCTTCCTCTCGGAGGTGCTGTGA